In Candidatus Aminicenantes bacterium, the genomic window GACCCCGGGATTCTCCCGGATTATGATTCACCCAGCCGCGGAGATTGACGAGGAGCTTATCCATTTCGTCATACGCCGCGGGGAATTCCATGTTCTCAGGAGGAGATGCCCATGAAGAAAGTAGGGATCCTTACGCTGCTCGTCCTGGCCCTCGCCACGGCCGGCGTCGCCCAGAATCTGACCCGATTCGAGCTCAACCTGTTCGGCGGCTACGGGCTGACCAACGTCAAGGGAGCGACCAACTACGGCGACAGCTGGAGCAGCTACGCGCTGACCAGCGTTCAGGAGAGCACGACCATCGACGCCACCTCCAAGGGCGGCATGTTCTTCGGCGGCGGCCTGGCCTATTACTTCCACCCCAACATCGGCGTGGGCGTCAATTTCGGTTACCTCAAGGCGGCCATCGACACGACCGCGGCGGCCAGCTTTTACTGGCGCTGGAACGACGGCCGGAACTTTACCTACACCTTCGACTACGTCGGCACGGACAACTTCATCCAGAGCATGCCGATCAGCTTCAACCTGATCGCCCGCTTCGGTCAAGGCAATCTCCAGGGCTATGTCCAGGCCGGCCCCACTTTGTACATGAACAAGAT contains:
- a CDS encoding outer membrane beta-barrel protein; translation: MKKVGILTLLVLALATAGVAQNLTRFELNLFGGYGLTNVKGATNYGDSWSSYALTSVQESTTIDATSKGGMFFGGGLAYYFHPNIGVGVNFGYLKAAIDTTAAASFYWRWNDGRNFTYTFDYVGTDNFIQSMPISFNLIARFGQGNLQGYVQAGPTLYMNKIKLDSAIAYGVTEIGLYQYVDALQIPVSIDQSWTKIGADFGAGLTFWFSPAIGLSLEARYFLCPKQILDWSFGLGNYDGYFFGTINMDFDQDSADYVIENGLISQIEINPSFFQFGLGVKIRLY